In one Alnus glutinosa chromosome 12, dhAlnGlut1.1, whole genome shotgun sequence genomic region, the following are encoded:
- the LOC133851665 gene encoding ATP-dependent DNA helicase Q-like SIM isoform X1, with protein sequence MDGGNISSNQVIERLIEMGFELSTVTEAVKAKGPSFDDALEYVLNGSRRNGGGTSSSSTCSISNGKAVRKRASNSFHPSSQTSQSSILNHFQFTARPKRSRVDALSDVLVSGSKVLPSYVEEHKDLSGVGRNLKFEVEPFLVDCSRELEIESDWEKKVTSLLQKHFGFSSLKNFQKEALAAWLAHQDCLVLAATGSGKSLCFQIPALLTGKVVVVISPLISLMHDQCLKLAKHGVSACFLGSGQPDSTVEQKAMQGMYSIIYSCPETVLRLIKPLQSLAESRGIALFAIDEVHCVSKWGHDFRPDYRRLSLLRENFSASSLKFLKFDIPLMALTATATIQVREDILKSLCMSRETKIVLTSFFRPNLRFSVKHSRTSSPSSYEKDFRELIDIYVRKRKSGDKKHTLISQELDDESDGSDSDSISEADRISPTDLNNIEDSYSGRDDDEVYSVKENGPIASKGKEMSVEYLENDVDIFQGVDDWDVAFGEFSGQSPPACWDLGGVSETIDPPNRPEERLRLLHEPLELGLTIIYVPTRKETLSITKYLSRFGVKAAAYNASLPKSHLRQVHKEFHENTLEVVVATIAFGMGIDKLNVRRIIHYGWPQSLEAYYQEAGRAGRDGKLAECTLYANQTRVPSLLPSKRSEDQTKKAYKMLSDCFRYGVNTSCCRAKTLVEYFGEDLSYGKCLLCDVCVDGPPEMQNLKEEADLLMQVIAAHYEKRSFTDGLYNDTMCIDIKRRKPMEMPNLRVLVSKIREQSQKFVATDLLWWQGLARIMEDEGYIREADNKIHVQIKFPEPTKIGLEFLQSRREQSFNVYPEADMLLSVSKPKSYSSFSEWGKGWADPEIRRQRLERMQVQRNGKPDGARGAWKRKRRAPRKSQGRKSSKQNPLSKTVRGRIEAKLSKYK encoded by the exons ATGGATGGCGGCAATATATCTTCTAATCAAGTCATCGAAAGACTAATTGAAATGGGATTTGAgctttccactgtcacagaagCTGTAAAAGCAAAAGGGCCATCTTTTGATGATGCACTTGAGTATGTCTTGAATGGTTCTCGTAGAAATGGTGGGGGTACATCAAGTAGTTCTACATGTTCCATAAGCAATGGAAAGGCTGTGCGAAAAAGAGCCTCGAACTCCTTTCATCCTTCAAGTCAAACAAGCCAGTCTAGCATACTGAACCATTTCCAATTCACAGCTAGACCCAAACGGAGCAGGGTTGATGCTCTATCTGATGTGTTGGTTTCGGGATCAAAAGTATTGCCTTCTTATGTAGAAGAACATAAAGATCTTTCTGGTGTTGGTCGTAATCTCAAATTCGAGGTAGAGCCATTTCTAGTTGATTGCTCTCGAGAGTTGGAAATTGAATCAGATTGGGAGAAAAAAGTTACCAGTCTCTTGCAAAAGCATTTTGGGTTTTCATCCTTAAAGAATTTCCAAAAGGAAGCCTTGGCTGCTTGGTTAGCTCACCAAGACTGTCTTGTCCTTGCTGCAACAGGGTCTG GGAAATCACTGTGTTTCCAGATTCCAGCATTATTAACAGGGAAAGTTGTAGTGGTGATTTCACCCTTGATTAGCTTGATGCACGATCAGTGCTTAAAACTAGCCAAACACGGGGTCTCTGCTTGCTTTCTTGGATCTGGGCAACCCGACAGTACTGTGGAACAGAAAGCAATGCAAGGCATGTATAGCATAATATACAGTTGCCCAGAGACAGTTTTAAG ATTGATAAAACCACTTCAGAGTCTTGCAGAAAGTCGTGGAATTGCTTTGTTTGCAATTGATGAAGTCCATTGTGTTTCTAAGTGGGGCCATGATTTTCGGCCTGATTACAG GCGATTGTCTTTATTGCGAGAGAACTTCAGTGCAAGCAGTTTAAAATTCTTGAAATTTGACATACCGCTGATGGCATTGACTGCTACTGCCACAATACAGGTTCGAGAAGACATTCTCAAGTCTCTATGCATGTCAAGGGAAACAAAGATTGTGCTTACTTCATTTTTCCGGCCAAATCTTCGGTTTTcg GTAAAACATAGTAGAACCTCTTCACCATCTTCCTATGAGAAGGATTTCCGCGAACTGATAGACATATATGTCAGAAAGAGAAAGAGTGGTGACAAGAAACATACTTTAATCTCACAAGAATTAGATGATGAATCTGATGGCTCTGACAGTGATAGTATATCTGAGGCAGATAGAATCTCTCCAACTGATTTGAACAACATTGAGGATTCCTATTCTGGCAGAGATGATGATGAAGTATATTCAGTGAAGGAAAATGGTCCAATAGCTTCAAAGGGAAAAGAAATGTCAGTTGAATATTTGGAAAATGACGTTGACATTTTTCAGGGTGTGGATGATTGGGATG TTGCCTTTGGTGAATTCTCTGGACAATCTCCTCCTGCGTGCTGGGATTTGGGTGGGGTATCTGAGACAATTGATCCACCAAATAGACCAGAAGAAAGACTAAGACTTCTGCATGAGCCTTTAGAGCTAGGACTAACCATTATATATGTTCCTACTAGAAAAGAAACATTGAGCATCACAAAATATCTTTCTCGGTTTGGTGTGAAAGCTGCTGCTTATAATGCTTCG TTGCCAAAATCACATTTGAGGCAGGTTCACAAGGAATTTCATGAAAACACTTTAGAG GTTGTTGTTGCAACAATTGCTTTTGGAATGGGGATTGACAAGTTAAATGTCCGAAGAATCATCCACTATGGTTGGCCACAG AGTTTGGAGGCATATTATCAAGAAGCAGGTAGAGCTGGCAGGGATGGGAAATTAGCAGAATGCa CTCTATATGCAAACCAAACTCGAGTGCCATCACTCTTGCCGAGTAAAAGAAGTGAAGATCAGACTAAAAAAGCATATAAGATGCTATCTGACTGCTTCAG ATATGGCGTGAATACTTCTTGTTGTCGGGCTAAGACACTTGTGGAGTACTTTGGGGAGGATTTAAGTTATGGGAAGTGTCTCTT GTGTGATGTTTGTGTTGATGGACCTCCTGAAATGCAGAATTTGAAAGAGGAGGCTGATCTTTTGATGCAGGTTATTGCAGCTCATTAT GAGAAGAGGAGTTTCACGGATGGGCTATACAATGATACCATGTGCATTGACATTAAGCGACGGAAACCTATGGAAATGCCAAACCTTAGAGTGCTTGTCAGTAAAATAAGGGAGCAG TCTCAAAAATTTGTGGCAACTGATCTGCTTTGGTGGCAAGGTCTTGCACGAATTATGGAAGATGAAGGGTACATCCGAGAGGCAGATAACAAG ATTCATGTTCAGATTAAATTCCCAGAGCCAACGAAAATTGGCCTGGAGTTTTTGCAATCTAGAAGGGAGCAATCTTTCAATGTTTATCCTGAAGCAGATATGCTGCTCTCAGTGAGTAAGCCCAAGTCTTATTCATCTTTTTCAGAATGGGGAAAAGGCTGGGCAGATCCTGAGATCCGTCGTCAACGCTTAGAGAGGATGCAAGTGCAACGGAATGGAAAGCCAGATGGGGCACGTGGGGCATGGAAACGAAAGCGTCGAGCACCGCGAAAGTCGCAAGGTAGAAAATCAAGTAAACAAAACCCACTTTCGAAAACTGTTCGAGGAAGGATAGAAGCTAAGTTATCAAAATATAAGTGA
- the LOC133852757 gene encoding histone H2A.1 → METSKTTRGAGGRKGGERKKSVTKSVKAGLQFPVGRIARFLKKGRYAQRTGSGAAVYLAAVLEYLAAEVLELAGNAARDNKKNRINPRHVLLAVRNDEELGKLLQGVTIANGGVLPNINPVLLPKKSISTESDKSPKASKSPKKA, encoded by the exons ATGGAGACATCGAAGACGACGAGGGGAGCCGGAGGAAGAAAAGGCGGTGAGAGGAAGAAGTCGGTGACGAAGTCGGTCAAGGCGGGGCTCCAGTTTCCTGTGGGTCGTATCGCCCGGTTCCTGAAAAAGGGTCGTTACGCTCAGAGAACCGGCTCCGGGGCTGCCGTCTACCTCGCCGCCGTTCTCGAATATCTTGCTGCTGAG GTGCTGGAGCTGGCCGGGAACGCGGCGCGTGACAACAAGAAGAACAGAATCAACCCGAGGCACGTGCTGTTGGCCGTGAGGAACGACGAGGAACTGGGGAAACTGCTTCAAGGGGTCACCATTGCCAACGGCGGTGTTCTGCCAAACATCAACCCAGTTTTGCTGCCCAAGAAGAGCATTTCAACTGAATCTGACAAGTCCCCAAAGGCCTCCAAGTCCCCCAAAAAAGCTTAA
- the LOC133851665 gene encoding ATP-dependent DNA helicase Q-like SIM isoform X2 — MDGGNISSNQVIERLIEMGFELSTVTEAVKAKGPSFDDALEYVLNGSRRNGGGTSSSSTCSISNGKAVRKRASNSFHPSSQTSQSSILNHFQFTARPKRSRVDALSDVLVSGSKVLPSYVEEHKDLSGVGRNLKFEVEPFLVDCSRELEIESDWEKKVTSLLQKHFGFSSLKNFQKEALAAWLAHQDCLVLAATGSGKSLCFQIPALLTGKVVVVISPLISLMHDQCLKLAKHGVSACFLGSGQPDSTVEQKAMQGMYSIIYSCPETVLRLIKPLQSLAESRGIALFAIDEVHCVSKWGHDFRPDYRRLSLLRENFSASSLKFLKFDIPLMALTATATIQVREDILKSLCMSRETKIVLTSFFRPNLRFSVKHSRTSSPSSYEKDFRELIDIYVRKRKSGDKKHTLISQELDDESDGSDSDSISEADRISPTDLNNIEDSYSGRDDDEVYSVKENGPIASKGKEMSVEYLENDVDIFQGVDDWDVAFGEFSGQSPPACWDLGGVSETIDPPNRPEERLRLLHEPLELGLTIIYVPTRKETLSITKYLSRFGVKAAAYNASLPKSHLRQVHKEFHENTLEVVVATIAFGMGIDKLNVRRIIHYGWPQSLEAYYQEAGRAGRDGKLAECTLYANQTRVPSLLPSKRSEDQTKKAYKMLSDCFRYGVNTSCCRAKTLVEYFGEDLSYGKCLLCDVCVDGPPEMQNLKEEADLLMQVIAAHYEKRSFTDGLYNDTMCIDIKRRKPMEMPNLRVLVSKIREQVLHELWKMKGTSERQITRFMFRLNSQSQRKLAWSFCNLEGSNLSMFILKQICCSQ; from the exons ATGGATGGCGGCAATATATCTTCTAATCAAGTCATCGAAAGACTAATTGAAATGGGATTTGAgctttccactgtcacagaagCTGTAAAAGCAAAAGGGCCATCTTTTGATGATGCACTTGAGTATGTCTTGAATGGTTCTCGTAGAAATGGTGGGGGTACATCAAGTAGTTCTACATGTTCCATAAGCAATGGAAAGGCTGTGCGAAAAAGAGCCTCGAACTCCTTTCATCCTTCAAGTCAAACAAGCCAGTCTAGCATACTGAACCATTTCCAATTCACAGCTAGACCCAAACGGAGCAGGGTTGATGCTCTATCTGATGTGTTGGTTTCGGGATCAAAAGTATTGCCTTCTTATGTAGAAGAACATAAAGATCTTTCTGGTGTTGGTCGTAATCTCAAATTCGAGGTAGAGCCATTTCTAGTTGATTGCTCTCGAGAGTTGGAAATTGAATCAGATTGGGAGAAAAAAGTTACCAGTCTCTTGCAAAAGCATTTTGGGTTTTCATCCTTAAAGAATTTCCAAAAGGAAGCCTTGGCTGCTTGGTTAGCTCACCAAGACTGTCTTGTCCTTGCTGCAACAGGGTCTG GGAAATCACTGTGTTTCCAGATTCCAGCATTATTAACAGGGAAAGTTGTAGTGGTGATTTCACCCTTGATTAGCTTGATGCACGATCAGTGCTTAAAACTAGCCAAACACGGGGTCTCTGCTTGCTTTCTTGGATCTGGGCAACCCGACAGTACTGTGGAACAGAAAGCAATGCAAGGCATGTATAGCATAATATACAGTTGCCCAGAGACAGTTTTAAG ATTGATAAAACCACTTCAGAGTCTTGCAGAAAGTCGTGGAATTGCTTTGTTTGCAATTGATGAAGTCCATTGTGTTTCTAAGTGGGGCCATGATTTTCGGCCTGATTACAG GCGATTGTCTTTATTGCGAGAGAACTTCAGTGCAAGCAGTTTAAAATTCTTGAAATTTGACATACCGCTGATGGCATTGACTGCTACTGCCACAATACAGGTTCGAGAAGACATTCTCAAGTCTCTATGCATGTCAAGGGAAACAAAGATTGTGCTTACTTCATTTTTCCGGCCAAATCTTCGGTTTTcg GTAAAACATAGTAGAACCTCTTCACCATCTTCCTATGAGAAGGATTTCCGCGAACTGATAGACATATATGTCAGAAAGAGAAAGAGTGGTGACAAGAAACATACTTTAATCTCACAAGAATTAGATGATGAATCTGATGGCTCTGACAGTGATAGTATATCTGAGGCAGATAGAATCTCTCCAACTGATTTGAACAACATTGAGGATTCCTATTCTGGCAGAGATGATGATGAAGTATATTCAGTGAAGGAAAATGGTCCAATAGCTTCAAAGGGAAAAGAAATGTCAGTTGAATATTTGGAAAATGACGTTGACATTTTTCAGGGTGTGGATGATTGGGATG TTGCCTTTGGTGAATTCTCTGGACAATCTCCTCCTGCGTGCTGGGATTTGGGTGGGGTATCTGAGACAATTGATCCACCAAATAGACCAGAAGAAAGACTAAGACTTCTGCATGAGCCTTTAGAGCTAGGACTAACCATTATATATGTTCCTACTAGAAAAGAAACATTGAGCATCACAAAATATCTTTCTCGGTTTGGTGTGAAAGCTGCTGCTTATAATGCTTCG TTGCCAAAATCACATTTGAGGCAGGTTCACAAGGAATTTCATGAAAACACTTTAGAG GTTGTTGTTGCAACAATTGCTTTTGGAATGGGGATTGACAAGTTAAATGTCCGAAGAATCATCCACTATGGTTGGCCACAG AGTTTGGAGGCATATTATCAAGAAGCAGGTAGAGCTGGCAGGGATGGGAAATTAGCAGAATGCa CTCTATATGCAAACCAAACTCGAGTGCCATCACTCTTGCCGAGTAAAAGAAGTGAAGATCAGACTAAAAAAGCATATAAGATGCTATCTGACTGCTTCAG ATATGGCGTGAATACTTCTTGTTGTCGGGCTAAGACACTTGTGGAGTACTTTGGGGAGGATTTAAGTTATGGGAAGTGTCTCTT GTGTGATGTTTGTGTTGATGGACCTCCTGAAATGCAGAATTTGAAAGAGGAGGCTGATCTTTTGATGCAGGTTATTGCAGCTCATTAT GAGAAGAGGAGTTTCACGGATGGGCTATACAATGATACCATGTGCATTGACATTAAGCGACGGAAACCTATGGAAATGCCAAACCTTAGAGTGCTTGTCAGTAAAATAAGGGAGCAG GTCTTGCACGAATTATGGAAGATGAAGGGTACATCCGAGAGGCAGATAACAAG ATTCATGTTCAGATTAAATTCCCAGAGCCAACGAAAATTGGCCTGGAGTTTTTGCAATCTAGAAGGGAGCAATCTTTCAATGTTTATCCTGAAGCAGATATGCTGCTCTCAGTGA